One genomic segment of Ancylobacter sp. IITR112 includes these proteins:
- a CDS encoding DUF177 domain-containing protein, which translates to MTDTSPLSHPVLVASLPDEGLTLKIAPDAATRATLAADLGIPGIASLNAEVTLTPGRGGTVHVTGRVDAVVTQTCVVTLEDFDARVSEAIDLRFAPPEKLPEIRPGAEIDVSELDLPDPLVDGSIDAGAVVAEFLALGLDPYPRKPDAHFEGPAEPGPVETSPFAALAKLRGSGEGNAD; encoded by the coding sequence ATGACCGATACATCGCCGCTGTCCCATCCTGTCCTCGTCGCCAGCCTGCCGGATGAGGGGCTGACGCTGAAGATCGCGCCGGACGCCGCCACCCGCGCCACGCTGGCGGCCGATCTCGGCATCCCCGGCATTGCCTCGCTGAACGCAGAGGTGACGCTGACCCCGGGCCGTGGTGGCACGGTTCATGTCACCGGCCGGGTCGATGCGGTCGTCACCCAGACCTGCGTGGTGACGCTGGAGGATTTCGACGCCCGGGTTTCCGAGGCGATTGACCTGCGCTTCGCCCCGCCTGAGAAGCTGCCGGAGATCCGCCCCGGCGCGGAAATCGACGTGTCCGAACTCGATCTGCCCGACCCGCTGGTCGATGGCAGCATCGACGCAGGCGCCGTGGTGGCGGAATTCCTCGCCCTCGGCCTCGATCCCTATCCGCGTAAGCCCGACGCGCATTTCGAAGGACCGGCCGAGCCGGGGCCGGTGGAAACATCGCCTTTCGCGGCGCTGGCCAAGCTGCGCGGGAGCGGCGAGGGCAATGCCGATTAG
- the plsX gene encoding phosphate acyltransferase PlsX: MSSPVRIALDVMGGDHGPDVVLPGAEIALTRHPDIVFLLYGDSARIGTLLKDRPRLAAASTVVHTDVVVRMDDKPSQALRQGRRVSSMWRAIDAVRVGEADCAVSAGNTGALMAMAKVNLKMMAGISRPAIACLWPTMRGESVVLDVGASIGATAQHLVDMAVMGAAMARIVFDIERPSVGLLNVGVEEIKGVEEVKDAAAALRASEHPGLAYHGFIEGDDIGRGSVDVVVTEGFSGNIALKTAEGTAKQVSEFLRGAISRSFMARIGYLLAKGAFRALREKLDPRKSNGGVFLGLNGVVIKSHGGTDAEGFASAVDIGYDMVRYQLLSRIEAGMNDRPQVSHAGAADATVSDELQVPS, encoded by the coding sequence ATGTCCTCGCCCGTTCGAATAGCGCTCGACGTCATGGGCGGCGACCATGGACCCGACGTGGTCCTTCCCGGCGCCGAGATCGCGCTCACCCGCCATCCCGACATCGTCTTTCTGCTCTATGGCGATTCCGCGCGGATCGGGACTCTGCTCAAGGACCGCCCGCGGCTGGCGGCGGCGAGCACCGTCGTGCACACCGATGTGGTCGTGCGGATGGACGACAAGCCGAGCCAGGCGCTGCGCCAGGGCCGGCGCGTCTCTTCCATGTGGCGCGCCATCGACGCGGTGCGGGTGGGCGAGGCCGACTGCGCCGTCTCCGCCGGCAATACCGGCGCGCTGATGGCGATGGCCAAGGTCAACCTCAAGATGATGGCCGGCATCAGCCGTCCGGCGATTGCCTGCCTGTGGCCAACCATGCGCGGAGAGAGCGTGGTGCTCGATGTCGGCGCTTCGATCGGCGCGACGGCGCAGCATCTCGTCGACATGGCGGTGATGGGCGCGGCGATGGCGCGAATCGTCTTCGACATAGAGCGGCCTTCGGTCGGGCTGCTCAATGTCGGCGTCGAGGAGATCAAGGGCGTCGAGGAGGTGAAGGATGCCGCCGCCGCCCTGCGCGCGTCCGAGCATCCCGGCCTTGCCTATCACGGCTTCATCGAGGGCGACGATATCGGCCGCGGCAGCGTCGACGTGGTCGTCACCGAGGGCTTTTCCGGCAATATCGCGCTCAAGACCGCCGAGGGCACGGCCAAGCAGGTCTCGGAATTCCTGCGCGGCGCCATCAGCCGCAGCTTCATGGCCAGGATCGGCTATCTGCTGGCGAAAGGCGCGTTCCGGGCGCTGCGGGAAAAGCTCGACCCGCGCAAGTCCAATGGCGGCGTGTTTCTCGGCCTCAATGGCGTCGTGATCAAGAGCCATGGCGGTACCGATGCCGAGGGTTTCGCCTCGGCGGTCGATATCGGCTACGACATGGTCCGCTACCAGCTTCTCTCCCGCATCGAAGCGGGAATGAATGATCGTCCGCAGGTCAGCCATGCCGGCGCTGCGGATGCCACCGTCTCTGACGAGTTACAGGTTCCATCGTGA
- a CDS encoding beta-ketoacyl-ACP synthase III, whose translation MSAIRSVVRGVGSYLPARCLTNADLAQMVDTSDEWIVQRTGIRTRHIAAEGEVTSDLAIHAAKAALADAGLTPNDIDLIVLATSTPDNTFPATAVSVQAGLGMTHGAAFDLQAVCSGFVFALATADNFLKSGAYRRCLVIGAETFSRILDWSDRTTCVLFGDGAGALVLEAVRDGDEGRGILTSHLRSDGRHKHKLYVDGGVSSTRSVGFLRMEGREVFRHAVGMITDVIVDAFQATGESAETIDWFVPHQANRRIIDASAVKLGIAPEKVVITVDKHGNTSAASIPLALAAAYADGRIKRGDLVLLEAMGGGFTWASALVRW comes from the coding sequence GTGAGTGCAATCCGTTCCGTCGTGCGTGGTGTCGGCTCCTATCTGCCGGCCCGCTGTCTGACCAATGCCGACCTCGCGCAGATGGTCGACACCTCCGATGAATGGATCGTCCAGCGCACGGGCATCCGCACGCGGCACATAGCGGCGGAAGGCGAAGTGACCTCCGACCTCGCCATCCACGCCGCGAAGGCGGCGCTGGCCGATGCCGGGCTGACGCCCAATGATATCGACCTCATCGTGCTGGCCACCTCGACCCCGGACAACACCTTTCCCGCCACGGCGGTGAGCGTGCAGGCCGGGCTCGGCATGACCCATGGCGCGGCATTCGACCTGCAGGCGGTGTGCTCGGGCTTCGTCTTCGCCCTCGCCACGGCCGATAATTTCCTGAAATCCGGCGCCTATCGCCGCTGTCTGGTCATCGGCGCGGAAACCTTCTCCCGCATCCTGGACTGGTCGGACCGCACCACCTGCGTGCTGTTCGGCGACGGTGCCGGCGCGCTGGTACTGGAAGCGGTGCGCGACGGCGATGAGGGGCGCGGCATCCTCACCTCGCATCTGCGCTCGGACGGGCGGCACAAGCACAAGCTCTATGTCGATGGCGGCGTGTCCTCCACCCGCAGCGTCGGCTTCCTGCGCATGGAAGGCCGCGAGGTGTTCCGCCACGCCGTGGGGATGATCACCGATGTGATCGTCGACGCTTTCCAGGCCACCGGCGAGTCGGCGGAGACCATCGACTGGTTCGTGCCGCACCAGGCCAATCGCCGCATCATCGACGCCAGCGCGGTCAAGCTCGGCATCGCACCGGAGAAGGTGGTCATCACCGTCGACAAGCATGGCAACACCTCCGCGGCCTCGATCCCGCTGGCGCTGGCTGCGGCCTATGCCGATGGCCGCATCAAGCGCGGCGATCTGGTGCTGCTGGAAGCCATGGGCGGCGGCTTCACCTGGGCATCCGCGCTCGTGCGCTGGTAA
- a CDS encoding integration host factor subunit alpha → MAGRTITRADLCEAVYQRVGLSRTESAALVETVLSEIADCVARGETVKLSSFGSFVVRQKGERIGRNPKTGEEVPIAPRRVMVFKPSNILKQQINRASPES, encoded by the coding sequence ATGGCAGGTCGCACCATCACGCGCGCCGATCTGTGCGAGGCGGTTTATCAGCGGGTTGGGCTTTCGCGCACGGAATCGGCGGCGCTGGTCGAGACGGTTCTATCGGAGATCGCCGACTGCGTCGCACGCGGCGAGACGGTGAAGCTCTCGTCCTTCGGCTCCTTCGTGGTGCGGCAGAAGGGCGAGCGCATCGGCCGCAACCCGAAGACCGGCGAGGAAGTGCCGATCGCCCCGCGCCGGGTGATGGTGTTCAAGCCCTCCAACATCCTCAAGCAGCAGATCAATCGGGCCTCGCCGGAGTCGTGA